A portion of the Musa acuminata AAA Group cultivar baxijiao chromosome BXJ1-1, Cavendish_Baxijiao_AAA, whole genome shotgun sequence genome contains these proteins:
- the LOC103981245 gene encoding transcription factor bHLH137-like isoform X2, which produces MFDSFVPMASDENLTTSFVNRIPIGKPVVMSARGLFFPSDSAFVERAAMFSHAGGHFSGIINSFASSQPVVAPCADISRDVIGSQLQKITLTVSEAKDASLPLPLDHESTSGSPIKNQRNKASAHLTGGSQETRTASAGAPGESCPSDLGAKKRKTIDPDKERGERARRWPRSSSRNAAEGTEAKQKQEPKHVDDGSEMPKEDYVHVRARRGQATNSHSIAERLRRERISERMKYLQNLVPGCSKVTGKAVMLDEIINYVQSLQQQVEFLSMKLAAVNAEHNYAMEGLVAKEMHSCDDTLSAAGLPQEMMMIHPQLHPSSQQYVVPGGICSMMQGSWEEELSAAMKLTRGTCPPINAQDDGGKPCDDFTM; this is translated from the exons ATGTTCGATTCCTTCGTTCCTATGGCTTCCGATGAGAACCTCACCACGAGCTTCGTCAACCGCATTCCGATTGGAAAACCAGTGGTCATGTCCGCCAGGGGGCTGTTCTTCCCCTCTGATTCCGCCTTCGTCGAACGGGCTGCCATGTTTTCGCACGCCGGTGGCCACTTCAGCGGCATCATCAACTCCTTCGCTTCGTCTCAACCGGTGGTGGCTCCTTGCGCTGATATCTCCAGGGATGTCATAGGATCTCAGCTTCAGAAGATCACGCTGACCGTATCCGAAGCCAAAGATGCATCGCTCCCGCTCCCTCTGGACCATGAATCGACGAGTGGGAGTCCAATCAAGAACCAGAGGAACAAAGCAAGCGCCCATCTCACCGGAGGTAGCCAAGAAACACGCACCGCTTCAGCAGGTGCACCAGGGGAGTCGTGTCCGAGTGATCTCGGCGCAAAGAAGAGAAAAACCATCGATCCG GACAAGGAAAGGGGTGAGCGAGCACGAAGATGGCCACGATCATCGTCGAGGAACGCAGCAGAGGGCACCGAAGCCAAACAAAAACAAGAGCCGAAACACGTCGACGATGGCTCGGAGATGCCCAAGGAGGATTACGTTCACGTCAGAGCTCGGCGTGGACAAGCAACCAACAGCCACAGCATCGCAGAAAGA TTGCGAAGAGAAAGGATAAGCGAAAGGATGAAGTATCTGCAAAACCTCGTTCCCGGCTGCAGCAAA GTCACAGGGAAAGCAGTGATGCTGGATGAGATCATAAACTATGTTCAGTCACTTCAACAGCAAGTTGAG TTCCTCTCGATGAAGCTTGCGGCTGTCAATGCTGAACACAACTACGCCATGGAAGGGCTTGTTGCAAAAGAG ATGCATTCCTGCGATGACACTTTGTCAGCAGCTGGATTGCCGCAGGAGATGATGATGATACATCCACAGCTACACCCATCATCTCAACAGTATGTGGTTCCGGGTGGGATCTGTAGCATG ATGCAGGGTTCCTGGGAGGAAGAACTCAGCGCTGCCATGAAGCTGACGCGCGGTACTTGTCCGCCCATCAATGCTCAAGATGATGGTGGGAAGCCTTGTGATGATTTCACCATGTAG
- the LOC103981245 gene encoding transcription factor bHLH49-like isoform X1: MFDSFVPMASDENLTTSFVNRIPIGKPVVMSARGLFFPSDSAFVERAAMFSHAGGHFSGIINSFASSQPVVAPCADISRDVIGSQLQKITLTVSEAKDASLPLPLDHESTSGSPIKNQRNKASAHLTGGSQETRTASAGAPGESCPSDLGAKKRKTIDPVSRSLFGSAVPTLVIIHEHHLLQDKERGERARRWPRSSSRNAAEGTEAKQKQEPKHVDDGSEMPKEDYVHVRARRGQATNSHSIAERLRRERISERMKYLQNLVPGCSKVTGKAVMLDEIINYVQSLQQQVEFLSMKLAAVNAEHNYAMEGLVAKEMHSCDDTLSAAGLPQEMMMIHPQLHPSSQQYVVPGGICSMMQGSWEEELSAAMKLTRGTCPPINAQDDGGKPCDDFTM, from the exons ATGTTCGATTCCTTCGTTCCTATGGCTTCCGATGAGAACCTCACCACGAGCTTCGTCAACCGCATTCCGATTGGAAAACCAGTGGTCATGTCCGCCAGGGGGCTGTTCTTCCCCTCTGATTCCGCCTTCGTCGAACGGGCTGCCATGTTTTCGCACGCCGGTGGCCACTTCAGCGGCATCATCAACTCCTTCGCTTCGTCTCAACCGGTGGTGGCTCCTTGCGCTGATATCTCCAGGGATGTCATAGGATCTCAGCTTCAGAAGATCACGCTGACCGTATCCGAAGCCAAAGATGCATCGCTCCCGCTCCCTCTGGACCATGAATCGACGAGTGGGAGTCCAATCAAGAACCAGAGGAACAAAGCAAGCGCCCATCTCACCGGAGGTAGCCAAGAAACACGCACCGCTTCAGCAGGTGCACCAGGGGAGTCGTGTCCGAGTGATCTCGGCGCAAAGAAGAGAAAAACCATCGATCCGGTGAGCCGCTCCTTGTTTGGTTCCGCTGTCCCGACGCTCGTAATCATTCACGAACACCACCTGCTCCAGGACAAGGAAAGGGGTGAGCGAGCACGAAGATGGCCACGATCATCGTCGAGGAACGCAGCAGAGGGCACCGAAGCCAAACAAAAACAAGAGCCGAAACACGTCGACGATGGCTCGGAGATGCCCAAGGAGGATTACGTTCACGTCAGAGCTCGGCGTGGACAAGCAACCAACAGCCACAGCATCGCAGAAAGA TTGCGAAGAGAAAGGATAAGCGAAAGGATGAAGTATCTGCAAAACCTCGTTCCCGGCTGCAGCAAA GTCACAGGGAAAGCAGTGATGCTGGATGAGATCATAAACTATGTTCAGTCACTTCAACAGCAAGTTGAG TTCCTCTCGATGAAGCTTGCGGCTGTCAATGCTGAACACAACTACGCCATGGAAGGGCTTGTTGCAAAAGAG ATGCATTCCTGCGATGACACTTTGTCAGCAGCTGGATTGCCGCAGGAGATGATGATGATACATCCACAGCTACACCCATCATCTCAACAGTATGTGGTTCCGGGTGGGATCTGTAGCATG ATGCAGGGTTCCTGGGAGGAAGAACTCAGCGCTGCCATGAAGCTGACGCGCGGTACTTGTCCGCCCATCAATGCTCAAGATGATGGTGGGAAGCCTTGTGATGATTTCACCATGTAG